The genomic window TTGAGCGATCCGTTCTGCATACTCGCCATTAGGTGTATAAATCCCCGCGGGCTTGTCGTCTCGTCGCGGCTGACGGAGTGGATCGTGCAATCGGGAACGCACTTTGCGCACTTGACGCACGCTTCGGCGTATTCGGCAAAGTCAAATTCGTTTTTCATAGCCGCAAATTATATCAGCCCTCCCTAAATACCCATAATTTCAATACGACAAAGTTCGCTATAGGCGCTAACGCCGATATAATAAAGTAACCGATTAAATAGTGTGCGCCGCATAGCTCAACCAAGTATGCTATTAGTAGAGTTAGCGCAAAAGCGAAAGCGTAAGAGGAGACAAACTTGAGGTATGATTTTACGCAAATTTGCCGCCCAAAAACAAAACGGCTTTGTAAAAGATACGAAATTGCGTTTACGATCGCGAAAGTCAACGCGTTAGCCAAGACCGGATTAAAATAACAAAGCTCGATAAACCCGCTTAAAACAACGCCGTAAAGAAGCGTAACAAACGTTCCAATTACCAGATACTTTACAAAGCTCTTTGAAAACATTTTATTTTAATAAAATTCTTTAACTCGTAAAAGCGTTTTTTGATAAACGGCGCCGATACTATCGCGCCTATAATAACCAATTGCCACCAAGGATCGCGGTATCGAGCGTGTCCCGGCGCCGCCGACGCGACAAGCAGATAGGCGCTTAAAGCAAAGATATAAGTTTGCGTTATATCGAATTTAAGTTTTTGAGCAAGAACGCCCGCAAAATATAGAGCATATACGCCGCATAGATAAAATATATAGATAAACCCAATAAAACCGATTGGCTTCGATAACGAAAAGCCGACTAGACGTCCGGCGACTTCGGTTGGTCCAAACATCTCTCTAAATAAACCCGTAAAGCATTTGGCGATGTAAGCTATCGGGCGGGCGCTTATATACTCTTTGGCGACGCTTCCCAACAAGACGGCTCTTTGCGCGGGATTAAGATCGTCTATGGTTTCA from Helicobacteraceae bacterium includes these protein-coding regions:
- a CDS encoding GtrA family protein, which codes for MFSKSFVKYLVIGTFVTLLYGVVLSGFIELCYFNPVLANALTFAIVNAISYLLQSRFVFGRQICVKSYLKFVSSYAFAFALTLLIAYLVELCGAHYLIGYFIISALAPIANFVVLKLWVFREG